aaatagaaaacaaaatagtCTCTTGTAATTAGATCTTACCTCACCACCGTTTAATACTTTCATGATATTTTCACGAGACCATAACCTGATATGATTACCAAGTTCTATAAGGCTTTGGCTGTTGGCAATTCGTCTTCCCATGTCACGAATTTGATCATGCATCAACAAGACTTTTGATTTAGTCATATGCATACTTGTACACATTTTCCGCTCACTAATATTTAAGAGAGATTTTCTCTTGAGAACTTCTAAATGGTATCTCGGTTCAAAGCCACAAGCCTCCCATATGGAAATTAtgatttcttcctcattttctagAAAAAAACATGCAACAtcaagaaacatttttttctcaatatCATCGTGCAAATTATCATAGCTTATCCTTAACTTTCGATAGACATCCTTATGAGGAACTTGTTGTAACGTCCGAATCATGCTTTTCCATAcatctttattcctttctaTAGATAAATcagaacccaaaaccaccaaggCTAAGGGCAACCCTCCTGTTGTGTCCACTATATGAATTGAAAGCTGCATATAATCTTCAGGAGGTTGGTCCATATAAAAAGCATAAGAACTAAACAATTGAAGACTCTCCTCTGTATTCAATTCATTAGGCTCGTAtacttttctattattttgagGAATTCTACCTAAAATGCCATGATCTCTAGTTGTTATAATTATCCTACTTCGAGGACCAAACCAACTGATATCACTGGCCAATGCATCGATTTGGCTATGATGGCTCACATTATCAAGAATCAGAAGAATATCTATTTTCCCAAGTCTTTCTTTTATCAATCTTGATCCTTCTTTGGGGCTGCATAATTTAATTTCCTCCCGAAAGACTCTATAAAGAAGCTTCTCTTGCAATAAATCAATACCGTTGGGTTGTGATGCTTTCTCTCCgacttcatcaagaaaacaactCTTGCTAAAATTTCTAAAGATGTGATTGTATACTGCTGTCGCAATGGTTGTCTTCCCAATACCACCTGAACCACATATTCCTAGAAACTGAACATCCTGATCAGAACTAGTTTTTGATAGTAGAGATAATACATCTTTTACACGGGATTCTAATCCAACAGGGTGTTTCACATCAATCAAGGGGACACTACTCAGTCGAATCCAAGCATTTTGAACAACTTTCTCCACTAGCTCTGATTGATCATCCCTGCAATTAGttcatagaaaaaggaagaTAGAAGTCACAAAAAACATTGGTAGCGTAAGCTCAAATTCTACAAGAAAATATGAAGTGGATTAAGTTTCTCTGATGGAAGAAAGCTTATAATCAAGTTATATTTCTTTTCACTGCAATCATAGAAACTTGAAAGCATAAATAAGAATATTAGATACGACATGGATCATATATAGAAGTGATATTTACAATTTTTAGGGACTTAGACTTACCCATCCTCAAAAACCCATCCACTCTTATCACCTACCGCTCGCAAAGCGTCCTTCCATCTCTGCAGAGTTTCGGGCGTCTCTTTGCCATGTTTTTGAGGTGAAATCTTAAAACTTGCAGTATGATTCTTAACATCAGATGTCTTAACTTtgtagaaaatagggaaaatgatTTGACCGATGCTTGTATGACAATCCAGCATTTGAACAAGCTCCCTGAGGCACCATTTGCTTTCTGCATATCTTTCACTGAAGACAGCAATCGAGAGCTTGGATCCCTTAATTGCCCTTAAAAGCTCCGGCCCAATATCTCCTCCTTTCCACAGATTTTTGCTGTCCATGAAAACATGGATTCCACGATCCTTGAGAGCCCTGTAAAGGTGACCAACCAAGGTATTGCGAGTGTCTTTGCCTCTGAAATTGATAAACACATCATAACTtgaacttgaagaagaagatccagATCCAAGCTGTGGCTCCATGAAGTTTGCAGTAAAATAGCTCTCCTTTCTCATACAAGTTGGCTTACCTTGATTGAAAAGGGTGGCTCTGTTTCCTACCTGAaccagagaaggaaaaaaaagtaggGTGAGCTGACGCGTTTCTCCCTCACACTTCCCCACTAGGCCACAACAACCTGTCCCCTTgtctttttgtcattttttttggtggaagaaACACATGACTACACCTAACCTTCATATCATATTGTGTATGACATAAAAATCAATCCGATAACGTGATATGTCAACACTCTCATTTGTTCctctcccttttgtttttttttttggaaaattatctTCTATCATCTCtgttttttaaatttatcttAAAAGCTAtcctacaaaataaaaaatggaatgtatatattctttttttttttaaataacaagTGATGACATGTCACTGTTGTTATTTTGCAAATAACAAGTTTACCTCCCTCAAGGTAAACTGACTGTTTCACCCTGTGACGTAAAAACCCCCTATTCATGCGACCCAACATAAAATCGAAGATTTAGGGCTTCTCTTCCAACTCAGGCGACCCAACATTTAAGAAATATTCCGATCAATCTCCTCCTCTTACGACGAAGATCACCTAAGGATTGCCTCTTCCGACTCAGGCGTCCCAACTTTAAAGAAATATTCCATTCAATCTCCTCCTCCGACTCAGGTTTAGAGTTTCTTTTGCCCGAGGAGATTCTTTTTAGATTTTTCCTCTCCTTATTTTGCCTCGATCCTtcgaggaagagggagagagaggtgggAATACTTCCCATTTTAGGCGATTGCAGCCGCAGAGGGAACACTCTCTACTCCCCTTATTCTTTGTCTCCATTCGGCCAGCGATTGCAGAGATTAGCCAGGTAACAAGGCGATTCAGGAAATAGTGGGTTGAGAATGGCGGGGCAAAACCTGTCACAAGAAGATCAATTCGATACATATTTTAGGATAAGGGATTTGGATCGTGACGGGAGGATTAATGCAACTGAACCCATTCCCTTCTTTAAACATACAAATTTGGACAAGAAAGAAACTTGTGTTAGATAACAGCAGATGTAATGATCGACTTAATGAAAGAAAAGGCCTTCTGCTGTTAAGCATGAGGTTGAGGAACTTGCTAGAAAGGTTTAAGATCTAGGCTCTCAATTTACCATTGCAAAAGACACTCTTCATGATCttcaaaggggaaaaaagaattatctcagaaaactcttttttttttttaagtaattaAAATCAAAGTTTGTTCTGATTCTAGAATTTACATGAGAGCTAGTTTGATAGCATTACCTGGGGTGGGGTCTGATCAAGAAACTCGTGGAGTTGCAGAGATCAGAATTGGGCGGCGATTTGATCGAAATGGGTTGATTCAATGAGAATGAGAACAGAAAGGTATGTGCTGGAGGTAATGAAAGGAATCCAAAGCgaagaaagaaagcaaagagAAGAGATTTATGGAAAGTCATCCATTTGTTAGCCATGTTGCAAGATTTGCAGTGCACTTAAAACGTTGGAGAATAGTTGAGACAGAGGGAAAGGAGGGATTTCAAGTTGGAGATATTGAAGAGATTCATGCATCTCTGATGCAAGGCTGCCACCATTGTTGCAGGATTTTTAGAGTTCTTATCCATGAAAAAGGTAaaagattatttatttttcttttaattcagaATCTTGAACCTTTCTGTGGGAAGAGCAATCTCGCCTCTAGACAGACAGAGAGCATCTTTGTGGGCTAATAGttatagagaaaagaaagagatttaaaaaaaaaaagaaaaaagaagaagtaaggTCAAAAGGGTCTTTTTTACTTTAAACTAACGTTGCTATACATCAAGAGTACGGCTGATATTTTTAAGAATTTAGGATGGATTTTGAggtaaatttaaaatataatgatGGCACatgataatttttctttttttttccaacgcCAAGTCACCCTCGTGGACCCCACCACTTCCCATTGGCCACCAATCAGTGGGAATTGATGGCTCTGTTTCCTACTCCTTCAAATAGAGAATTCGAAGGAACAAAGCGGTGAAGAAAGGGAATTCCTTTGGTATATGACCATATGGCATGGAATCAAGTATCGATATTGGATCGACTGGATTGATTGTATCAAATCGGTATGACTGAGATTGATCTTGATACTTGACCGATCCTGAGACAAGTATCAGTATTGTTCTAGATATCAGATACCAATCCGACccaattcatttaaaaaaaaaatattttttaaaacttaaactCATGGAtgaacagaagagagaaagagagagagagagagagagatgtgccGATTGGATGAATCCCATTGCAGTAGCGGCGCCGTTGCAGACGTCTACGGTGGAGGCAAGTCAAACCGCGGAGGAACACTCGAGTTCTCTCTATCAAaggtgttggtgtatgatgtcttgtattccgtcgcag
This genomic stretch from Macadamia integrifolia cultivar HAES 741 chromosome 2, SCU_Mint_v3, whole genome shotgun sequence harbors:
- the LOC122088941 gene encoding disease resistance protein RPV1-like isoform X2 → MRKESYFTANFMEPQLGSGSSSSSSSYDVFINFRGKDTRNTLVGHLYRALKDRGIHVFMDSKNLWKGGDIGPELLRAIKGSKLSIAVFSERYAESKWCLRELVQMLDCHTSIGQIIFPIFYKVKTSDVKNHTASFKISPQKHGKETPETLQRWKDALRAVGDKSGWVFEDGDDQSELVEKVVQNAWIRLSSVPLIDVKHPVGLESRVKDVLSLLSKTSSDQDVQFLGICGSGGIGKTTIATAVYNHIFRNFSKSCFLDEVGEKASQPNGIDLLQEKLLYRVFREEIKLCSPKEGSRLIKERLGKIDILLILDNVSHHSQIDALASDISWFGPRSRIIITTRDHGILGRIPQNNRKVYEPNELNTEESLQLFSSYAFYMDQPPEDYMQLSIHIVDTTGGLPLALVVLGSDLSIERNKDVWKSMIRTLQQVPHKDVYRKLRISYDNLHDDIEKKMFLDVACFFLENEEEIIISIWEACGFEPRYHLEVLKRKSLLNISERKMCTSMHMTKSKVLLMHDQIRDMGRRIANSQSLIELGNHIRLWSRENIMKVLNGGELFQQLKVLKLSSCLNLSESPDFSGFPHLERLYLDGCRFLVNLHESIGQLQWLVYLNLDFCFSLEKLPNSICGLSSLQKLILSNCSLLRNLPETIGDLKESLVELFLDYTIIEALPDGVGQLKKLEVLDLSNCLVLVRLPRLMENMTSLRYILLGGRAKLRYIPKLPSSLIEFRICQSVVRSWDMHNIKRLELLCLKSMSVQEEQLKRGVVRISYGGFSVLELMCGVDQICVHYLRQTHGQVPTLPACRWYNNESRRQIWIRLQERHEDLFRKYLIPDGDEIFSNRLIMHVSMRVSGFDRLLAGIVEDDVVRVNTTLKFEARIHSRKDQKITYCETRLRMEDIALMNPAFYQQEKSLTNPDREAYFHKLKGLLYNFGFGTKDVHKSKGFDHRDIEDYHNLLVEIYQQKEHDHSLEGVDYRDSEHVHRFKGLDWFGFHLECGDTIEILEIYQENLPHDTDDDDEEDDRDRGFYFTVTDLNLFLVKEEPNLEMFNNQSIRSLVPEQEEEKTNDFTGDAEGEERSNESIINMLLMKMMGLVLLCCSTS